One Mesorhizobium sp. L-2-11 genomic region harbors:
- a CDS encoding glycosyltransferase family 2 protein: MIPLPSDGSVSIAGRSPGLVAAAVEAVVTLPTFKRPEQLLATLASLTAQDTGRRFAIIVIENEAEARAGARAALPLFERGDIPGMVIVAHERGNCSAYNAGWQTAILHFPDFSHLLVIDDDEIAGPQWLERMCQAAETLGADIVGGPQMPVFADAAHARWAEHPVFAPPYRQTGRVPALYSSGNLLVGRNVLTAMGPPFLDLKFNFMGGGDSDFLSRAAQRGFVLGWCAEAQVHETVPARRIEADWIRARSLRNGVISTLVEKKKRAGTPFAGTRVFLKSLALLAVSPFRGAARLARTGSLATALYPVHVAVGRVLAEFGYANEQYRQPEKN; encoded by the coding sequence ATGATCCCTTTGCCATCGGACGGTTCGGTATCGATCGCAGGGCGGTCGCCGGGACTCGTCGCCGCTGCCGTCGAGGCGGTCGTTACGCTGCCGACCTTCAAACGGCCCGAGCAGCTGCTGGCGACACTGGCGTCGCTCACGGCCCAGGACACCGGCAGACGCTTCGCAATCATCGTCATCGAGAACGAAGCCGAGGCGCGCGCCGGCGCCAGGGCGGCGCTGCCGCTGTTCGAGCGCGGCGACATCCCGGGCATGGTGATCGTCGCGCATGAGCGCGGCAATTGCAGCGCCTACAATGCCGGCTGGCAAACGGCGATCCTGCACTTTCCCGACTTCAGCCACCTGCTGGTCATCGATGACGATGAGATCGCCGGTCCGCAGTGGCTCGAGCGCATGTGCCAGGCGGCCGAGACGCTCGGTGCCGACATTGTCGGCGGCCCGCAAATGCCTGTGTTTGCCGATGCGGCCCATGCCAGATGGGCCGAGCACCCGGTTTTTGCGCCACCCTATCGGCAGACCGGGCGGGTGCCGGCGCTGTATTCCTCCGGCAATCTGCTGGTCGGCCGCAACGTGCTCACCGCCATGGGGCCGCCCTTCCTCGACCTGAAATTCAACTTCATGGGCGGCGGCGATTCCGATTTTCTGAGCCGGGCCGCACAAAGAGGTTTTGTGCTTGGCTGGTGCGCCGAAGCGCAAGTGCATGAAACAGTTCCGGCCCGGCGCATCGAGGCCGACTGGATCCGTGCCCGCAGCCTGCGCAACGGCGTGATCTCGACATTGGTCGAGAAGAAGAAACGGGCCGGCACGCCGTTCGCCGGCACCAGGGTTTTTTTGAAGAGCCTGGCGCTGCTTGCCGTCTCGCCGTTTCGCGGCGCGGCCAGGCTGGCGCGGACGGGGTCATTGGCGACGGCCTTATACCCAGTCCATGTCGCTGTCGGCCGTGTGCTTGCCGAATTCGGATATGCCAATGAGCAATACCGGCAGCCTGAGAAGAACTGA
- a CDS encoding O-antigen ligase family protein, which translates to MSNTGSLRRTERAPLSAAFTRDGVATAIAALLFTVILVSFRPFQPAGAATTGDGGDIVNQLGFGSLGAISVFSLMAFADPRVVRSLLSPSWLLMLAFLMLSVVMATDPPSAMRAAFFTLIGILTMATILALPRDAEALSKVIIFTIVVVIGLSYIGLLVFPNEALHTTASLEPEHAGLWRGVFTHKNIAGPVMACFSFAGLYLYRRGQRLWGASIFCAAMIFMLHTGSKTTAGLVPFSILIVVLPSLIGMRLGTPILFALAIVAAAIGTLGIVFLPPVKHLAALHFPDLTYTGRTTLWEFAGEMLAKRPWTGYGFESFWGTPLLLNQDQPFDRAWDIRTIVHGHNGYLDIAVLMGIPALCVALYTFLIAPLRDYMRIPLRKENIYLGDFFMMVVLFAALNAFLESFFFRRADPVWLFFVFGMFGLRQVSLRPMAVRGRS; encoded by the coding sequence ATGAGCAATACCGGCAGCCTGAGAAGAACTGAACGCGCGCCGCTCAGCGCGGCCTTCACACGCGACGGCGTCGCGACCGCGATCGCCGCGCTGCTGTTCACCGTCATCCTGGTGTCGTTCCGTCCGTTCCAGCCGGCCGGCGCCGCAACGACCGGCGATGGCGGCGACATCGTCAACCAGCTCGGCTTCGGCTCGCTTGGCGCGATCTCGGTCTTCTCGCTCATGGCTTTTGCCGACCCGCGCGTGGTGCGTTCGCTGCTCAGCCCGTCCTGGCTGCTGATGCTGGCTTTCCTGATGCTTTCGGTGGTGATGGCAACCGATCCGCCGTCGGCCATGCGCGCCGCTTTCTTCACGCTGATCGGCATTTTGACGATGGCGACGATCCTGGCACTGCCGCGCGACGCCGAAGCCCTCTCGAAAGTCATCATCTTCACCATCGTCGTCGTCATCGGGCTTTCCTATATCGGGCTCCTCGTCTTTCCAAACGAGGCGCTGCACACCACCGCGTCGCTGGAGCCGGAGCATGCCGGCCTGTGGCGCGGCGTGTTCACCCACAAGAACATCGCCGGCCCCGTCATGGCGTGCTTCAGCTTCGCCGGGCTGTACCTCTACCGGCGCGGACAGCGGCTCTGGGGCGCATCGATCTTTTGCGCGGCGATGATCTTCATGCTGCACACCGGCTCCAAGACGACGGCCGGACTGGTGCCGTTTTCGATCCTGATCGTCGTGTTGCCAAGCCTGATCGGCATGCGGCTCGGCACTCCGATCCTGTTCGCGCTGGCCATCGTCGCCGCAGCGATCGGCACGCTGGGCATCGTCTTCCTGCCGCCGGTGAAGCATCTGGCGGCACTCCATTTTCCCGACCTGACCTATACCGGGCGCACGACGCTGTGGGAGTTCGCCGGCGAGATGCTGGCGAAGCGGCCATGGACCGGCTACGGCTTCGAGAGTTTTTGGGGCACGCCGCTGCTGTTGAACCAGGACCAGCCTTTCGACCGGGCCTGGGACATCAGAACCATCGTGCATGGCCATAATGGCTACCTCGACATCGCGGTGCTGATGGGCATTCCGGCGCTGTGCGTGGCGCTCTACACATTCCTGATCGCGCCGCTGCGCGATTACATGCGCATTCCCCTGCGCAAGGAGAACATCTATCTCGGCGACTTCTTCATGATGGTGGTGCTGTTCGCGGCGCTGAACGCCTTCCTCGAAAGCTTCTTCTTCCGTCGCGCCGACCCGGTCTGGCTGTTCTTCGTGTTCGGCATGTTCGGCCTGAGGCAGGTGTCGCTGCGGCCGATGGCGGTTCGTGGTCGGTCCTGA
- the proC gene encoding pyrroline-5-carboxylate reductase has protein sequence MTIRLVLAGCGNMGYAMLCGWLKSGKLLPAAVFVVEPNAGLRKRAEALGCSAAADAGGIPADAVPALVVIAVKPQVIREATAAYRRFDDGRTTFLSIAAGTPVATFEAILGDRAPIVRCMPNTPAAIGKGMMVVFSNRLVSIDTKRFVADLLSASGEVTDIDDEGLMDAVTAVSGSGPAYIFHFIEALTVAAEKAGLPPKTARLLAVQTVYGAASLAAESGEDAGVLRQQVTSPNGTTAAALAVLMGEDGLTKLLTEAVEAARLRSIELGK, from the coding sequence ATGACGATCAGGCTTGTTCTCGCCGGCTGCGGCAATATGGGCTACGCCATGCTCTGCGGCTGGCTGAAATCGGGCAAGCTCCTTCCGGCGGCGGTTTTCGTTGTCGAGCCCAATGCCGGTCTGCGCAAGCGCGCCGAAGCGCTGGGCTGCAGTGCCGCCGCGGATGCCGGCGGCATTCCAGCGGACGCGGTGCCGGCCCTCGTCGTCATTGCGGTGAAGCCGCAAGTGATCCGCGAGGCGACCGCCGCCTACAGGCGCTTCGATGACGGCCGCACCACCTTCCTCAGCATCGCCGCCGGAACGCCGGTCGCCACTTTCGAGGCCATTCTGGGCGATCGCGCGCCGATCGTGCGCTGCATGCCCAACACGCCGGCGGCGATCGGCAAGGGCATGATGGTGGTGTTTTCCAACCGGCTGGTCTCTATCGATACGAAGCGTTTCGTTGCCGATCTGCTGTCGGCGAGCGGCGAAGTGACAGATATCGACGACGAGGGCCTGATGGACGCGGTGACGGCGGTGTCAGGGTCTGGCCCGGCCTATATCTTCCATTTCATCGAAGCGCTGACTGTGGCTGCCGAGAAGGCCGGACTGCCACCCAAAACCGCCAGGCTGCTGGCCGTGCAGACGGTCTATGGCGCCGCCTCGCTCGCCGCCGAAAGCGGCGAGGATGCGGGCGTGCTGCGCCAGCAGGTGACCAGCCCCAACGGCACAACGGCCGCCGCACTTGCCGTGCTGATGGGCGAGGACGGGCTGACAAAACTGCTGACCGAAGCGGTGGAGGCGGCACGGCTGCGGTCAATCGAGCTGGGGAAGTAG
- a CDS encoding IS4 family transposase encodes MRFAPSIFGQLLEPIDRRQFQAIVDRHDGDAYDKSFRSWDHLVALIYAQFCGSSSLRGLEAGWNANSQHHYHLGSGPLMRSTLSDANRRRPVAIFAEAFGLVANLLDRQMRREGEAMLRLIDSTPIPLGKLCDWAKSNGRIRGMKVHVVYDPKTDCPRVLDITDANVNDAQVGRQITIEAGATYVFDKGYCHYGWWTAIAEAGSIFVTRPKSNMRLALLRDRPIAEPQGDGFLVVEDSEVSLVSKAACKLPMRLRRLRVQRETGDTITLLTNDLERSAVEIGRLYKGRWHIELLFRWIKQHLKIRKFLGNNGNAIRLQLFAAMIAFALLRIVARTRRVTIPILRFTELVAQYLFGRRKLHTIDKPPPVNPSRPRDRASPNQMAFIYE; translated from the coding sequence ATGCGCTTTGCACCTAGCATCTTCGGGCAGCTTCTTGAACCCATCGATCGGCGTCAATTCCAAGCAATTGTGGATCGCCACGACGGGGATGCGTACGACAAATCGTTCAGAAGCTGGGATCATCTGGTGGCGCTGATCTATGCCCAGTTCTGCGGCAGCAGCAGCTTGCGTGGCCTGGAAGCCGGCTGGAACGCCAACAGCCAGCATCATTATCACCTGGGCAGCGGTCCGTTGATGCGTTCGACCTTGTCGGATGCCAACAGACGGCGTCCGGTCGCCATCTTTGCCGAGGCGTTCGGTCTGGTGGCGAACCTGCTCGACAGGCAAATGCGGCGCGAGGGCGAAGCAATGCTGCGGCTGATCGACTCGACCCCCATTCCGCTCGGCAAACTGTGCGATTGGGCCAAGTCGAACGGGCGCATTCGCGGCATGAAGGTGCATGTCGTCTATGACCCGAAGACCGACTGTCCGCGCGTCCTCGACATCACCGACGCCAACGTCAACGACGCCCAGGTCGGTCGCCAGATCACGATCGAAGCTGGAGCGACCTACGTGTTCGACAAGGGCTACTGCCATTATGGCTGGTGGACGGCGATCGCCGAAGCCGGATCGATCTTCGTGACGCGGCCCAAATCCAACATGAGGCTGGCGCTGCTGCGTGATCGCCCTATAGCCGAGCCGCAGGGCGACGGCTTCCTGGTTGTGGAAGACAGTGAGGTAAGCTTGGTCAGCAAGGCTGCTTGCAAGCTGCCGATGCGGCTGCGTCGCCTGCGCGTTCAGCGCGAAACGGGCGACACCATCACGCTTTTGACCAACGATCTGGAGCGCTCTGCCGTCGAGATTGGACGGCTTTACAAAGGCCGCTGGCACATCGAGCTTCTGTTCCGATGGATCAAGCAGCACCTCAAGATCCGCAAGTTCCTCGGCAACAACGGCAATGCAATCCGCCTGCAACTCTTTGCCGCAATGATCGCCTTTGCGCTGCTGCGCATTGTCGCGCGCACCCGCCGCGTCACTATTCCTATCTTGAGGTTCACAGAACTGGTCGCTCAATACTTGTTCGGGCGGCGGAAACTGCACACCATCGATAAGCCGCCACCGGTCAATCCAAGCCGACCAAGGGACCGAGCCTCTCCCAATCAGATGGCCTTCATTTATGAATAA
- a CDS encoding NAD(P)H-dependent oxidoreductase encodes MTNVALTGLARDLAKRAAEGRPVRIGVIGSGEMGTDLVTQGMLMPGISVCAISTRRPHTARDAIRIAYGDEAMAREAYTPSKLSEAIESGKIAITSNEMLVTNPLIDVVIDATGKPGVAADFDLMAMQHGKHLVMMNVEADVTIGCYLKQQADRLGVVYSVGAGDEPSSCMELIEFASALGYTIVCAGKGKNNPLNHDAVPDDYRAEALRRNMNPRMLVEFVDGSKTMVEMCAIANATGLVPDIAGMHGPRADRDELARVLIPRTDGGILSRKGVVDYTIGKGVAPGVFVIVEATHPRIIERMDDLHIGHGPYYSFFRPYHLTSLEVPLTAARIALYGKPDMVPLPRPVAEVCAVAKRDLAAGETFDAIGETCYRSWTMTVEEARANRAVPVGLLEGGKVLKPVSKGELLTSANAAPDPTTRLFALRRLQDEMLYGAG; translated from the coding sequence TCATCGGCTCCGGCGAGATGGGCACCGACCTGGTGACGCAAGGCATGCTGATGCCGGGCATTTCGGTGTGCGCGATCTCGACCCGCCGCCCGCACACCGCGCGTGATGCCATCCGCATCGCCTATGGCGATGAGGCGATGGCGCGCGAGGCCTATACGCCGTCGAAGCTCAGCGAGGCGATCGAAAGCGGAAAAATAGCCATCACCTCGAACGAGATGCTGGTCACCAATCCGCTGATCGACGTCGTCATCGACGCCACCGGCAAGCCCGGCGTCGCCGCCGATTTCGACCTGATGGCGATGCAGCACGGCAAGCATCTGGTGATGATGAATGTCGAGGCCGACGTCACCATCGGCTGTTACCTGAAGCAGCAGGCCGATCGGCTCGGCGTCGTCTATTCGGTCGGCGCCGGCGACGAGCCGTCGAGCTGCATGGAACTGATCGAGTTCGCCTCCGCGCTCGGCTACACCATCGTCTGCGCCGGCAAGGGCAAGAACAACCCGCTCAACCATGACGCCGTCCCTGACGATTATCGCGCGGAAGCGCTGCGCCGCAACATGAACCCGCGGATGCTGGTCGAATTCGTCGACGGCTCGAAGACCATGGTCGAGATGTGCGCCATCGCCAACGCCACCGGGCTGGTGCCCGACATTGCCGGCATGCACGGCCCCAGGGCCGACCGCGATGAACTGGCCAGGGTGCTCATCCCGCGCACCGACGGCGGCATCCTGTCGAGGAAGGGCGTCGTCGACTACACCATCGGCAAAGGCGTGGCGCCCGGCGTGTTCGTCATCGTCGAGGCGACGCATCCGCGCATCATCGAGCGCATGGACGATCTGCATATCGGCCATGGACCCTATTACAGCTTCTTCCGGCCCTATCATCTGACCTCGCTGGAAGTGCCGCTCACCGCCGCGCGCATCGCGCTCTATGGCAAGCCGGACATGGTGCCGTTGCCGAGGCCGGTTGCCGAGGTCTGCGCCGTGGCCAAGCGCGATCTGGCGGCGGGAGAGACATTCGACGCGATCGGCGAGACCTGCTACCGCTCCTGGACGATGACTGTCGAAGAGGCCCGCGCCAACCGCGCCGTGCCGGTCGGCCTGCTCGAAGGCGGCAAGGTGCTGAAACCGGTCAGCAAGGGCGAGCTGCTGACATCGGCCAATGCCGCGCCCGACCCGACGACCAGGCTGTTCGCCTTGCGCCGGCTGCAGGACGAGATGCTGTACGGGGCGGGGTAG